The genomic segment AGGTAATGATGCCATGGCGTCTGTTTGGGGTGAATACTTGTTTGGTCAAGGTGCTGGGAGGAATAACGTAGTCTACGTAACCTTATCCACAGGCATAGGCATGGGTGTTGTGGTTGATGGACACCTCCTAGTGGGTAAGGATGGTAATGCCCATGAAATGGGGCACGCTGTCGTTGATATTGAATCCGACTTACAATGCGGATGCGGTGGCTATGGGCACCTGGAGGCTATTGCAGGTGGTGGTAATATCCCTAAGAGTGCGCGGTGGTATCTTGAGAAGAGGTATAGGGGGCAGATGAGTGAATTAGCGTTAATGGTTAAGGAGGGTAAAGCCACTACGCCTGATTTATTTAATGGATTCAAGAGGGGGGACCCCTTTGCAGTGGAGTTCATTGATTATGTTCTTAAGGCAATCGCAGCTGGGGTGGCTAATGTCATAAATGCCTATGACCCTGAAGTAGTCATACTGGGTGGCAGCATCTTCCTTAATAACGTTGACGTAATAATGAATGGGTTAAACAAGTACGTTAAGAGGTATGTGGCTAATAGGATGCCTGAAATAACGGGAACACGCTTTGGGGATGATATTGGTATAATTGGTGCCGCTGCATTAGCCCTAAGGGTGCCTGAATCACTTAAACCATTCATTGAGTCACAGGAAAAATCACAGTAATCCTAAATTAGTTAGTAATTCAATGGCATTATTCTCGCTTGATAACCTTACGTAAGCCTTCTTCTCCCCCTCCATTGTTATTAATGTCCTCACATCAATGACCTTAACCTTATAGGCCTTCTCCACGTAATCCTTAATCACCTTCTTATTAACACTCCTAGGCACCACTATGGTTAATGTATTCTCCTTCTCAGCTAGCCTAATGGCCTTTTCAGTTAAAACAAACCTAGTTATAATTGGTTGAGTAGACATGCTCACTCACCCACTGTGAAGAGCTTTTCATTACTTAATCTTTCAATAGCCCCCTGGGTCCATAATGTTAACCTACCTGGCACACCCCCTGGCGCTAAGTGTAGTATGCTTAGGTTATCAACGTAGACGACGTCGACTCCAGCCATGTTCCTAACAGCCCTAATTACTGGTGCATCCTTCCTTGAAACAACCACAAGAATGCTCTTAGGCTCCTTATACCTCCTACCCCTCATCTTACCCCTCCCAGCCCTAATCCTTACATTACCCTGGGCCTTAACTACATCACTCCATACTCCAAGGGCCTTAAACACATTCTTAACGTCAGCAGCCTTACTGATTCCCTCAAATTCATTAACCACTACGAGCGGTATTGCCTTAACATCCCCCACCAAGTGTCCTCTCGCCATTATAAGCTCCCTAACCGCGGTGGCCGCTATGGCTGACCTAATTGCCAGAAGCCTCTCCTTCCTATTAATCCTCTCCCACAGCCTCTTCTCAACTTTAGGTGGGTGAGCCCTCCTTCCCTTAACCACATTTGGCGCAATCCTAGCCCTCGGCCACATGTTACCCTTAATCCTAGGAACCCTGGCTATACCTAAGCCAGTACCGAAGCTTACCGCAGACGTCCTTAACCCAGCCTCCTTATCAGTACCCTTTGGTTGAAGCCTAGCAGTTAATGCACTTAAGACAGCCCTCCTAATTAAGTCCAGTCTTATCGGTGTCTTGAAATGCTCAGGTAAGTCAACCTCACCAACCGCCTCACCGTTAAGGTTCAGTAACTTAGCCTTAGCTGGAACCTCATACTTATTCTTAAGTAATGGAGATAAGTCAATACTCACTTCAACTCACCCCACTAACACCCATTACGCTTACCCAAGTCACGCTTGGTGCCTGAACCTGCTTAAGATCATAGTTAAACGGCGGCCTAATGGGGTACCTGAAGGCTATAAGCCTCTTAACCACACCTGGTGTTGAACCTTCAATAAGCATGTAACCACTCCTTACTATGCCGTAGTGCTTAAACCCACCCTTAGGTGTTATTTCAGAACCATTATCACTTATTTTAAGTATCCTCTTATTATACTCAGTGCGCCTATGGAACCCCATCTGCCCCATCCTTGGTTGAGTATACATTACAGCGGGCTTAGGTCCAACGGTCCCAGTCCTCCTAGAACCCTTCCTATGCTTATGCCACCTAGGCAACTCCTTAACACCAAACCTCTTAATCACGCCCTGAGTCCCCTTACCCTTAGTGACCCCGATAACATCCACCAGTTGACCGGGTTTGAAGACGTCAGTGGGCTTAACCTCCTTACCCAATAAACCTGAGGCATACTTAAACTGCTCATCAATAGTTGGTACACCACCCACTGGTATTTCAAGAACCTCAGGGGTCTTCTTACCCACACCAGCCTTGTAGGGCTGGGTCATTGCAATAACCTTAATGTAACTCACTGAGTCGAGTAAACCCTGTAGGTCTGCAAGAGCCTTATCAGTATCAAACTTCTCAGGTAGTGTAGGTATCCTCCTCGCAATATACTTCCTCACCTCATTGGGGATGTTAACCCAAGCCTCACCAACACTTACTAATTCAGCCTTAAGGGGATTAATTGCGTAAGCCCTTAAACCAACCACGTAAAGTGGTGGAGTCTCCACCACTGTAACGGCCTTAACGAGTTCCTTACCGAAGAATGGACTCGTCTTCCTATCATCCACCACGGTAACGTGAACCATGCCTGCCTTATATCCTACGAATCCAAGGAGCGTTGGTTTACCTAAGTCAATTACAGGCCAATTACGTATTCTAGGCACTATGTCACTGGCCCTCTTCCTAGGGTAGTAGGCCATGGATCCTCTCCTAGGCCTATGAATCTTCAACCCCACTATAAGACACCTTAGCAGTGGGTTAATGAATGAGG from the Caldivirga maquilingensis IC-167 genome contains:
- a CDS encoding 50S ribosomal protein L23, which translates into the protein MSTQPIITRFVLTEKAIRLAEKENTLTIVVPRSVNKKVIKDYVEKAYKVKVIDVRTLITMEGEKKAYVRLSSENNAIELLTNLGLL
- a CDS encoding 50S ribosomal protein L3 — translated: MGLKIHRPRRGSMAYYPRKRASDIVPRIRNWPVIDLGKPTLLGFVGYKAGMVHVTVVDDRKTSPFFGKELVKAVTVVETPPLYVVGLRAYAINPLKAELVSVGEAWVNIPNEVRKYIARRIPTLPEKFDTDKALADLQGLLDSVSYIKVIAMTQPYKAGVGKKTPEVLEIPVGGVPTIDEQFKYASGLLGKEVKPTDVFKPGQLVDVIGVTKGKGTQGVIKRFGVKELPRWHKHRKGSRRTGTVGPKPAVMYTQPRMGQMGFHRRTEYNKRILKISDNGSEITPKGGFKHYGIVRSGYMLIEGSTPGVVKRLIAFRYPIRPPFNYDLKQVQAPSVTWVSVMGVSGVS
- a CDS encoding ROK family protein; its protein translation is MTQYYLGVDVGASFIRIGVVNVNGEIIDKVKVPMPQEGDEDTVANIIIKGARENLGKYLPSISAVGIGSIGPLDLKTGNVLIAPNLRWRVKRFRLYAPLRRGLGLPIVIGNDAMASVWGEYLFGQGAGRNNVVYVTLSTGIGMGVVVDGHLLVGKDGNAHEMGHAVVDIESDLQCGCGGYGHLEAIAGGGNIPKSARWYLEKRYRGQMSELALMVKEGKATTPDLFNGFKRGDPFAVEFIDYVLKAIAAGVANVINAYDPEVVILGGSIFLNNVDVIMNGLNKYVKRYVANRMPEITGTRFGDDIGIIGAAALALRVPESLKPFIESQEKSQ
- the rpl4p gene encoding 50S ribosomal protein L4, coding for MSIDLSPLLKNKYEVPAKAKLLNLNGEAVGEVDLPEHFKTPIRLDLIRRAVLSALTARLQPKGTDKEAGLRTSAVSFGTGLGIARVPRIKGNMWPRARIAPNVVKGRRAHPPKVEKRLWERINRKERLLAIRSAIAATAVRELIMARGHLVGDVKAIPLVVVNEFEGISKAADVKNVFKALGVWSDVVKAQGNVRIRAGRGKMRGRRYKEPKSILVVVSRKDAPVIRAVRNMAGVDVVYVDNLSILHLAPGGVPGRLTLWTQGAIERLSNEKLFTVGE